In the genome of Erpetoichthys calabaricus chromosome 18, fErpCal1.3, whole genome shotgun sequence, the window ttctctacattcataatggctaacacggtacagcaccctagtactactttataaaattacaaatggTGGAAACAACTACCTAAAATGCTTTGctgtcttcttgtagccttctcctgctttgtaagaatcaaattattttattttacagcatgctaggcagctgcttagaggagccaaTGGTTGTTGATTGTTAtaaggtttgaggagtcagaaaatatatacagctttgcaattttCATCATCTGGGGTTTCTAATGATGACTGTGAACATGCCATAGCCCTAATGAActaattaaggtctgagaccttGCTAGAAGTTATCTGAGACCTCcgatatcttggggtgcccaaacctttgcatggtgctcctttccttttttcactgtacaattgtacagaATTAACAACAGTAATAAAATCCTTTTAGCAAAAGATATGGCAGAttgataaaaaagtaaagaaacaatGCACCTAGATATATGTAACCAGTTAAAGACATAAAATGGAGTTTAAATAAGAAGCCCTttcttggtttgaacttcagcatgtcatcttgacaatgtctaaatgccaaaatgcattgagttgctgccatgtgattggctgattagatatttgtgttaacaagcagttgaacaggtgaaaTATTATAgatttttaataaacagaaaatgtaaaagcttCACACCCATTAACAAAATAGAAGAGATTTAAAAGAGGTAAAAGAAGATGCCACCAAAGCCATTAGTGTGGGATCTTaaaagaattcagacccctttactttttccACGTTTTACTGTGTTGCAGTCTTGTACTACaatcatttatattcatttttctccAAAATCAAGCAACACTGAACACCTAAATGACAATGACAAAACCAATTTTAGAATACACAGTATTCACATCCTTCactcagtacttcattgaagcccctttggcaacgATCACAGCCTGGAGTTTTCTTGGATATACAAGATTCATACACCTGGATTTTCTGCTATTCTTCTCTGCAGACACCCTCTACCTTTGTCTGGTTGGAAGAGACAATCAGTGGACAGTTACTTTCTGGTTTCTTTACAGATGTTTCATTGAGTCCAGGCTCTGGCTGAACCACTCAAGGATAAACCTAGAGTCTGTCCTTTGTTTTGTGCTTAAGGtcattgtccttttggaaggaGAACCTTCAGCCCTGAGACATGTTTTTATTAAGGATTATCTCTGTACTTTACTGTTCAGTTTTCCCTCAAGCATATCTAATCTTCCAGTCCccgccactgaaaaacatccccccAGCATGATGCTGTTACCTCCATGCTTCAAtgctggaatggtattgcacaggtgatgagcagtgcctggtgttTCCCAAACATTACactaatcttttgtttcttggctTCTTGTTTCTCACGTTAAGAGTTCTTTAGAagcctttttgcaaacttcaagagGGCttccacatgtttttttttttgctgagaaGAGGCTTTTGTCAGGCTACTTTTGTCATAAAGCCCATTATCAGTGgaatgttgcagtgatggttgtcgtAACTGAATTTTCCTCCATCTCCAAACAGGTTCACGGGAGCTCAGCCAGAGACGACccttgggttcttggtcacttctcttaccatggcccttctcccACGATTGCTTTGCTTGTCCTGAGTGggcagctctagaaagagtcgtGGTTGttcaaaacttcttccatttaagaattatgaaggcaactgtgctcttgggaaccttgaatgttgcacAAATGTTTTATAGCCTTCCTAAGATGTATGCCTAGACAGAATCCTGTTCCTAAGCTCTACAGGCACTTACTTTAACCTCATGGCTTTGGTTTTGCTGTTAAACATATTGTCAACTCTTGGACCTTctataggcaggtgtgtgcctttcctaatcatgccTAATCAATTGAATTCACCATAAGTGGACTCCAAACAGGATGCAGAAACATTTTAGCAATGATCAATAGTACTGAACATTCAAAGCACGTGTCAATgtgacattttggttttattatttttaataaattcacaaaaatgtctacaattttgtttccccTTTGGTAttatggggtattgagtgttgcataTGGgaggaaaattaaatttaaatgattttagcataaagctGCAGCACAACACAAAGTGATGGGATCTGCATATTTTCTCAATCCACTATATGTACACAACtgaagattaaaagttaaagaagagTAACTGAAAATATTATTAGGAAGAGAATATGCTTTGTACTCATGCATATCCAAGAcacttcaacaagcagaaggtcaattcaTATGTGCAGTTAACAGATCACTGCTAAAAAATCCTAAGGTTCTTCAGTTGtaagtatacagtatttatattgcaTATGGGCCTATAATTCAAATGTTTGTTAGCTTCTGAGCATGTTCCATTTTCATTCTTGGGTGTTTTTCAGATGTggcttattaaaaaatattttagtaaaaaaaatacgTTTCGGATATTGTGAGCTAACTGGACGGGTTGACATgcagattatgtgacacaagtactGCGAGATTTTGTTCCTAGTTAGTTctgatattgtttgttgttgtcctGCATTGGCCGCCACAGTTGCCTATTCTATCCTGACCTTGGATAAATATACCAGCCAAAAATACAATGACAGCAACATACCCAAGCCTTTCTGATTTTCTAGATATATAAAAAGACACACAGTCAAAtctatgttttctttttcagacTCACAAGGCCTCGGTGAAAGGAGACTTCAGTGGAGCTATCTCAGCATCACGCCAAGCTCTATGGTTGGCAGTCTTCTCCATTATCTTTGGTATCATGACCTACATTAGCGCCATTGCTGTTCTTGTGTCATATCTCACTGGAAAACCACCCTAGATCATGAAGTTGGGAAAATGCTGATCATAAGTTTGAGACCTGCACCACACTACTACACTTGGACACACTCTTAATAGAAAGAGGTCTTCATATGTCATGGCTCCCAGCCCCTTCAGAGTGCCTGAACCACAGAACTTTCCATACCAGAGTGTTGGAATGTAACAAGACAGTAAGCAGCTTTCAGATTTCCCAAAGGCACATGTCCATCAGAAAAAGAGCTCACAGTTAACACTGTCTACAAAGCCTTTAACTATGCCAGACTGCAGAACAGGcttaacttttatttctttaaggTGACAAAGAACACAAAAAACGAAGTAAAATGTGGTGTCTACTGAACATGCAGAAACACTTCTAGACTCAATTCAAAATATTAATCTGagaaatttatttacaataaaaactatttaaaaaacacattgatTTGCTGGAAAAGACTACCATGAGCTTCAGTCTCTGTGCTCATCTAGGCTCTCAGGATTTGGAGTATCTACGTCCCACTGAGTCCCGATAGAACTGGAATATGCTCTCTGCTGCCTTCTGACAGATAGCAATGCTTTGGTGAAACTgttgaaaagaaagacaaaagcagtgaggaaagaaataaaaacctCTCACATGTTGTGACCTTGATACTCCATGTAACCCAAATCAACCTGAAGGTTGTTGCAATACTTCATTTGACTTGAAGTGGTGATAATAGTATAAGATGTGAACAACTGGGTGCAAGGTGTCTCAATGAAGGCAGTTCATAATGAATGTCTGCAGTAAATGCCAAGTAAAGCAAGTTGTACAGTAATCCACAGTAGAGAGTGGCACATACTTAAACACAGTTTTAGGAGGAAAGTTTGCCAGATCTCTCACCTCTGCAGTTGTGAATGCTCCTTTTGTTGATGACATCATTACTTGACGTTCTACACTGTCAATTGCAAAGGTCAGCACAGCCCGGCTCTCCTGGTCAATACAAAATTTAAGAGTGATAATAACACTCACAAAACAACACTCTGTCAGACAGTGGATAAGATTTTCCACACCTTCTCTTGCTTAGCTGTAGGGTCCAAGATGATGTTTCCATCCAAATCAATGGCACATGTGACTCCACAAAAGAGGCAGCGCATATTTAATCCTGCATCCATGGCTGCCATGCAGGCAGAATTTAGACAGCATGAAAGAAGCTTGGCAGTAGGCTaaggaaaactaaaaaaagacCCTTGCGTTTCCCAAACAGCCCATTCACGCCATCAACAAGGCCAGTAGTCAGTCGGCCAGAAAAGGATACAGAGCCATCATCATGAATGACTTGAAGAATCAATACAATGGACGTACGTGGGTGTAATGCAGTCAACAAAGCAGCTTCGCATGTTTCTCTAATAAACTGCTCACGACTACGTTCAGCCACACCTGTAACGCATCAacagaacaaagcaaaaaaataacaggaaaaagggTGTTTCAAAGAAGAAGAGGAATCGGACACTTGCATAGTCTATATGCCACAACAAAGCACAATCCACCCTGAGAAATTAATATTCTACATAATTGTGTTTTCTTGTGTTCATCACAGCAAACCCCAATTGTCACTACTTGCCTGGCAGACCCACTTTGGGCTTCAAAATGACCTCCAGAGTTGCTCGGTCATAGCTTTCCTTGCTGACCTTTACCTCTGCTGGACCATAAATGCCCACCACCACAGTGGTATctcctaataataaaaaaataaaataaaaacattaacacaGACTTTACATTAAATCAGGTTTAGCAAGACTTTCAAGAACCAAAGCAACAGACCCCTCGGACGTTTCTGTTCTTCTTCACACGATAGCCTTTGCCTCATTTTCCTCGACTCCTTCAGTTTTTAAACTTCTCGTTTCTCACACACTT includes:
- the exosc5 gene encoding exosome complex component RRP46, coding for MVCLPPDAGAHKFRHMADRRLREFGCEQNLLSRPDGSASFVQGDTTVVVGIYGPAEVKVSKESYDRATLEVILKPKVGLPGVAERSREQFIRETCEAALLTALHPRTSIVLILQVIHDDGSLLSCCLNSACMAAMDAGLNMRCLFCGVTCAIDLDGNIILDPTAKQEKESRAVLTFAIDSVERQVMMSSTKGAFTTAEFHQSIAICQKAAESIFQFYRDSVGRRYSKS